A genomic segment from Propioniciclava sp. MC1595 encodes:
- the arsC gene encoding arsenate reductase (glutaredoxin) (This arsenate reductase requires both glutathione and glutaredoxin to convert arsenate to arsenite, after which the efflux transporter formed by ArsA and ArsB can extrude the arsenite from the cell, providing resistance.): MAEVTIFHNPRCSKSRQALDEVAGAGVVPTVVQYLKEPLDRAGLVRLLAMLEDAPGALVRRDPRFKELGLTASDVETAEQVVDVLEAHPELMERPVLVKGDRAIIGRPTERVRPFIEG; this comes from the coding sequence ATGGCCGAGGTGACGATCTTCCACAACCCCCGCTGCTCGAAGTCGCGCCAGGCGCTGGACGAGGTGGCCGGGGCTGGCGTCGTACCCACGGTCGTGCAGTACCTCAAGGAGCCACTCGACCGCGCCGGGCTGGTCCGGCTGCTGGCGATGCTGGAGGACGCCCCGGGCGCGCTCGTGCGCCGCGACCCGCGGTTCAAGGAGCTGGGACTCACGGCGTCCGACGTGGAGACGGCCGAGCAGGTCGTCGACGTGCTGGAGGCGCACCCCGAGCTGATGGAGCGGCCCGTCCTGGTCAAGGGGGACCGCGCGATCATCGGGCGCCCGACCGAGCGCGTCCGGCCCTTCATCGAGGGCTGA